In Primulina eburnea isolate SZY01 chromosome 14, ASM2296580v1, whole genome shotgun sequence, the following proteins share a genomic window:
- the LOC140811955 gene encoding AP-4 complex subunit epsilon-like, which produces MGSQGGFGQSKEFLDLIKSIGEARSKAEEDRIVLREIEMLKARLASPNTSKYKLKEYLIRLLYVEMLGHDASFGYIHAVKMTHDENLLLKRTGYLTVTLFLNEDHDLIILIVNTIQKDLKSDNYLVVCAALNAVCRLINEETIPVVLPQVVELLGHHKEAVRRKAVMALHRFYQRAPGSVSHLISNFRKRLCDNDPGVMRATLCPLFDLIMTDVDSYKDLVVSFVNILKQLAERRLPKSYDYHQMQAPFIQIKLLKILSVLGSGDKKASEQMYAMVGDIIRKSDSTTNIGNAILYECICCVSSLHPNPKLLEAAADAISKFLKSDSHNLKYLGIDALSRLIKISPEIAEQHQLAVIDCLEDPDDTLKRKTFELLYKMTKSSNVEVIVDRMINYMISINDNHYKTEIASRCVELAEQFAPSNQWFIQAMNKVFEHAGDVVDAKNAHNLMKLIAEGFGEDDGASDSLLRSSAVESYLGIMGEPKLPSAFLQVICWVLGEYGTADGKYSASYISGKLCDVAEAHSTDDTVKAYAVTAIMKIHSFEIASGRKVDMLPECQSLIEEMLASNSTDLQQRGYELQEVTCLDAHALVNILPMDSTCEKIEIDKNLPFLDAYVQQALEKGAQPYIPENERIGISNISNFPTQEHQESSAHTLRFEPYEFPKPPPVIPPVHPSSTELVQVTEPAYISDIQQPATSVPSASNTESSEIKLRLDGIQKKWGRPTFSSTAPSTFITDTVKIQNEATQHDSVVSSSTKARDFSQDSRKQLPEISPEKQKLAESLFGGASKSDREQPHSQKVLKTQHHTGDKTSVNKSTTSSDATSVKSSEPPPDLLDLGEPSVTRSAPSVDPFKQLEGLLDLTQETTPINTGGVGTSESEAPYFMPLFADMSLTSQSDNDPNPVANMINKNGLAGSTVAYSTQQMNKGPNLKEALEKDAFVRQMGVTTSGQNPNLFKDLLG; this is translated from the exons ATGGGCTCCCAAGGGGGATTCGGGCAGTCTAAGGAGTTCCTAGACCTCATCAAATCTATTGGAGAAGCACGATCCAAAGCTGAGGAAGACCGCATTGTTCTGCGAGAAATCGAGATGCTGAAAGCCCGATTAGCCAGCCCGAATACCTCGAAATACAAGCTCAAAGAGTACCTCATTCGCTTACTCTATGTGGAGATGCTGGGTCATGATGCTTCGTTCGGATACATTCATGCTGTTAAAATGACACACGATGAGAATCTGCTCTTGAAAAGGACTGGGTATTTAACAGTTACTCTGTTTTTGAACGAGGATCATGATTTGATTATATTGATTGTGAATACGATACAGAAGGACTTGAAGAGTGATAATTATTTGGTTGTTTGTGCGGCATTGAATGCGGTTTGTCGGTTGATTAACGAGGAGACTATTCCTGTGGTGTTGCCGCAAGTGGTGGAGCTTTTGGGGCATCATAAAGAGGCAGTGAGGAGGAAGGCTGTGATGGCTCTTCACAGGTTCTATCAGAGGGCTCCTGGATCTGTTTCCCATCTAATTTCCAATTTCCGCAAG CGGCTTTGTGACAATGATCCTGGTGTTATGAGGGCAACTCTCTGCCCACTCTTTGATCTTATCATGACCGATGTTGATTCATATAAAGATCTGGTTGTTAGTTTTGTAAACATTCTCAAGCAACTAGCTGAACGCAGATTACCAAAGAGTTATGATTATCATCAGATGCAG GCGCCATTCATTCAG ATTAAACTGTTGAAAATTCTGTCTGTTCTTGGTAGTGGTGACAAAAAGGCCAGTGAACAAATGTATGCTATGGTTGGTGACATCATTAGAAAATCTGACTCAACAACTAATATTGGGAACGCTATTCTTTATGAATGCATTTGCTGTGTTTCCTCATTGCACCCCAATCCAAAGTTGCTCGAAGCCGCAGCTGATGCCATATCAAAATTTTTGAAA AGTGATAGCCACAATCTGAAATATCTCGGTATTGATGCTCTTAGTCGATTGATAAAGATAAGCCCCGAAATTGCTGAACAGCACCAACTGGCTGTCATTGATTGCTTAGAG GACCCTGATGACACCCTAAAGCGCAAGACATTTGAACTGCTTTACAAAATGACCAAGTCGTCGAATGTTGAAGTAATTGTGGACCGTATGATAAATTACATGATAAGCATCAATGATAACCATTACAAAACTGAAATAGCATCTAGATGTGTCGAACTTGCTGAGCAATTTGCACCGAGCAACCAATGGTTTATACAG GCTATGAATAAAGTGTTTGAGCATGCAGGGGACGTGGTTGACGCAAAAAATGCACATAATTTGATGAAGCTAATAGCAGAAGGATTTGGAGAGGACGACGGCGCTTCTGATAGTTTGCTTAGATCATCTGCT GTGGAGTCGTACCTTGGAATAATGGGAGAGCCAAAGCTTCCATCCGCTTTTCTTCAA GTCATTTGCTGGGTCTTAGGGGAGTATGGGACTGCAGATGGAAAGTATTCCGCCTCATATATCTCTGGGAAGTTGTGTGATGTGGCAGAGGCACATTCAACCGATGACACAGTCAAA GCTTATGCAGTAACGGCGATTATGAAGATACATTCATTTGAAATAGCGTCTGGTAGGAAGGTGGATATGTTACCCGAG TGCCAATCATTGATTGAAGAAATGTTGGCGTCGAACTCAACTGATCTGCAGCAGCGTGGATATGAGCTTCAAGAAGTCACTTGTTTAGATGCTCATGCACTTGTGAATATATTGCCAATGGACTCTACTTGTGAGAAAATTGAG ATCGACAAAAACCTTCCGTTCCTCGATGCATATGTCCAACAAGCATTGGAAAAGGGTGCTCAGCCATACATTCCTGAGAATGAACGTATCGGAATATCAAATATTAGCAATTTCCCAACTCAAGAGCATCAAGAATCCTCAGCACACACTCTTAGATTCGAGCCCTACGAGTTTCCAAAACCACCTCCAGTCATACCTCCGGTACATCCATCCTCCACGGAGCTTGTTCAAGTAACAGAGCCAGCTTACATTTCAGATATTCAGCAACCTGCTACATCTGTGCCCTCTGCCTCCAACACCGAGTCATCAGAAATCAAGTTACGACTTGATGGGATTCAGAAAAAGTGGGGCCGGCCCACTTTCTCATCTACTGCACCATCTACATTTATCACTGATACTGTCAAGATTCAGAATGAGGCGACTCAACATGATTCAGTTGTCAGTTCAAGCACAAAAGCGCGTGATTTCTCTCAAGATTCGAGAAAGCAATTACCTGAGATTTCTCCAGAAAAACAAAAACTAGCGGAGTCACTATTTGGCGGTGCATCAAAATCTGATAGAGAACAGCCTCATAGCCAGAAGGTTTTGAAAACTCAGCATCACACTGGAGATAAAACTAGTGTAAACAAGAGCACAACATCGTCTGATGCTACCAGTGTAAAATCATCTGAACCACCTCCAGACTTGCTGGACCTGGGTGAACCATCTGTCACCCGTAGTGCACCATCTGTAGATCCATTCAAGCAATTAGAAGGTCTTCTTGATCTAACACAAGAAACGACCCCAATAAATACTGGTGGAGTTGGGACGTCTGAGTCTGAGGCCCCTTATTTTATGCCTCTGTTTGCAGACATGTCTTTGACTTCACAGAGCGACAACGATCCCAATCCTGTGGCAAATATGATCAACAAAAATGGTCTTGCAGGCAGCACAGTTGCATATTCGACACAACAGATGAACAAAGGGCCGAATTTAAAAGAAGCGTTAGAGAAGGATGCATTTGTAAGGCAAATGGGAGTGACTACATCAGGTCAAAATCCCAACTTATTTAAAGACTTGCTTGGGTAA
- the LOC140813132 gene encoding anaphase-promoting complex subunit 13-like isoform X2, with translation MAELSLGVLIDIVDEEWMRDTLPDDDLPLPPILASRTDDTEDSNQETQQVETDTWHDLALGNQ, from the exons ATGGCAGAACTAAGCTTGGGAGTCCTGATTGATATTGTGGATGAGGAATGGATGAGAGACACTCTGCCTGATGATG ATCTTCCTCTGCCTCCAATACTTGCTTCGAGGACCGATGATACTGAGGATTCGA ATCAGGAGACTCAACAAGTTGAGACAGATACTTGGCATGATCTTGCTTTGGGCAACCAATGA
- the LOC140813132 gene encoding uncharacterized protein isoform X1 — protein sequence MAELSLGVLIDIVDEEWMRDTLPDDGNSSMGTWIFLCLQYLLRGPMILRIRIRRLNKLRQILGMILLWATNEVPTKEGTTWLHYGDCSNVVVFILRYLNHVGKIVPFDGDNVIVLFNRFNFDLYALFVLNLACLTSSIGLS from the exons ATGGCAGAACTAAGCTTGGGAGTCCTGATTGATATTGTGGATGAGGAATGGATGAGAGACACTCTGCCTGATGATGGTAATTCTTCTATGGGAACTTGG ATCTTCCTCTGCCTCCAATACTTGCTTCGAGGACCGATGATACTGAGGATTCGA ATCAGGAGACTCAACAAGTTGAGACAGATACTTGGCATGATCTTGCTTTGGGCAACCAATGAAGTTCCAACCAAGGAGGGTACTACTTGGTTACATTATGGTGACTGTAGTAATGTTGTTGTCTTTATACTTAGATATTTGAACCATGTTGGAAAAATTGTACCTTTCGATGGCGATAATGTGATTGTTTTGTTTAATAGATTCAATTTTGATCTTTATGCCTTGTTTGTGCTCAATTTGGCTTGTTTGACAAGCTCAATTGGGTTGAGCTAA